One Solanum pennellii chromosome 9, SPENNV200 DNA segment encodes these proteins:
- the LOC107030322 gene encoding uncharacterized protein LOC107030322 yields the protein MTPNELNYSPIEKLCLALVFSIQKMKHYFQAHVVRLISRANPIKFVMSKSVLSDRLARWYLQFQQFEIVYIPQKSGKGQPLADFLADHPIPNDWELTDEFPDEDVMLIEVQLRWRMYFDGAAHRDGVGAGVVFITSQKEILPFSFTLKQCCSNNVAEYQALILGLEMVVGMKQLHFQVFGDSQLVINQLLGSYEVKKPELRPYHDYAQKLIRWLGDVTLQHVRRTENKKAYALATLASTLTLPDQTQVTVCQKWIVSPSNEEEYTENKLDHIVAIVEAAKEDWRQPIIDYLFYGILLENPRRRTDIRRRAPRFL from the coding sequence ATGACGCCAAATGAGCTAAATTATTCGCcaattgaaaagttatgctTGGCACTGGTCTTCTCAATTCAAAAAATGAAGCATTATTTTCAAGCTCATGTTGTCCGCCTTATTTCTAGAGCAAATCCCATCAAGTTTGTTATGTCAAAATCTGTCCTTAGTGACCGACTAGCAAGATGGTACCTTCAATTCCAACAATTTGAGATTGTGTACATCCCTCAAAAATCCGGGAAGGGACAACCACTAGCGGATTTCTTAGCAGACCATCCTATACCAAATGATTGGGAGTTAACTGATGAGTTTCCTGATGAAGATGTGATGTTAATTGAAGTTCAACTTCGTTGGAGAATGTACTTTGACGGGGCTGCACATCGCGACGGAGTTGGTGCTGGCGTGGTGTTCATCACTTCACAAAAAGAGATTCTACCATTCTCTTTTACTCTAAAACAATGTTGCTCCAATAATGTCGCTGAATATCAAGCGCTGATACTTGGACTTGAAATGGTCGTTGGCATGAAACAATTACATTTTCAGGTCTTTggtgactctcaattggtgattaatcaactCTTAGGAAGTTATGAGGTAAAAAAGCCTGAATTGCGCCCTTATCATGATTATGCTCAAAAGTTGATAAGATGGCTTGGGGATGTAACCCTTCAACATGTGCGTCGAACAGAGAATAAGAAAGCTTATGCATTGGCTACTCTAGCTTCAACGCTAACCCTTCCTGATCAAACGCAAGTAACTGTCTGTCAAAAATGGATAGTGTCACCGTCAAATGAGGAAGAATATACTGAAAATAAGCTTGATCATATCGTCGCCATTGTTGAAGCTGCGAAGGAAGATTGGAGACAACCCATCATTGACTACCTATTTTATGGGATACTTCTAGAAAATCCGAGAAGAAGAACTGACATACGTCGTCGTGCACCTCGTTTCCTTTAG